The Deltaproteobacteria bacterium genome includes the window TGATTGATCTTCTGAGCGTCAAAGATGCTGGATCGGCTATCAGGGAAGCCGTGGAGGGGTTTCAGCCTGAAGTTATAGGGATATCGATCAGGAACATCGACGATCAGAAGATGGCGCCTCCGAATCTCTTGTTAGACCAAGTCAAACCGGTCATGTCCGAATGCCGTCGGTTTTCCGAAGCCCCTATCGTCTTGGGCGGTGCAGGCTACAGCATTTTTCCTGAAAGCGTACTTTCATATTTGGGAGCAGATATGGGGATTCAGGGAGAAGGAGAGATTGCGTTCCCTGCTCTCCTAGCTTTTATGGAACGAAAGGCTGACCCTTCGGGGACTCCAGGCCTTTTTCTTCCAGAACGAGGACTCCAATGCAAAAGAAAGTTTATCAAGGATTTGGATCTGCTGCCCCTCCCTGATTCTAGTTTGTGGTCCAAGATGGTTGCCGGGAACGAGGACTTATGGATGCCTATTCAGACAAGGCGGGGATGTCCGATGCGCTGTAGCTACTGTTCCACCTCGCTAATAGAGGGAAGAATTATCCGTAAACATACCGCGGAAACAGTCGTCAATCTCCTTGCCCGTCATGTTGAGAATGGGTTTCGCCGATTTTTCTTCACCGACAACATATTCAATATTCCTTTGTCCTACGCAAAAGAGCTTTCCCAAAGACTTACTCAAAGGCGATTGGCCATATCTTGGAGATGCATTCTGTACCCTGGCTATGTTGATGAAAGCCTCGTAAGGGACATGGCAAAAGCTGGATGCAAAGAAGTGAGTCTGGGATTCGAGAGTGGATCTGAAATCATATTGCGAAATATGAACAAGAAGTTTGGCCTTGAGAATATCCGACGCACGTCTGAACTCCTTGGTGACTACGGAATAGGTCGCATGGGTTTCTTGTTACTGGGAGGGCCTGGTGAATCAAAAGGCTCGGTCGAAGAAAGTTTTACGTTCGTAGATTCGTTAAATCTGGATGCCATCAAAGTCACCATAGGCATACGAATCTATCCCGGTACTGCTTTGGCCAAACAAGCCGTCTCCGAAGGCGTAATCGCGGCTGAGGATGACCTTCTTTATCCGAAATTCTATTTAGCTCCGGAGATAAAGGGTTGGCTGCAAGAAATTGTGAACGGCCGGATGAAAGATCGGCCTCATTGGAGGATGTAGGCTCCGGCTTTTTTTCAGATCAATCTGTGCGGAGCCCGCCAATATCGCGAATTTCCACTCAATGAGAAAGGTATAGATCACATCAATTCAGTGGGCGAGTGTCGGGAACCGCCAAAACACAGATATGCGAGTGGCGAAGAAAGCTTTACTCGGGTTCTTCGTCACACCACATTAGATAGTGCAAGGCTATACGTAAAAAAGGAACGTATCGGGGATTATGCAAGGCCGTTGGATGAATGGTACGCCATGCACGTGAGGAATCGCTGACGGAAGCCCTAAAGAGACTTCAGGATTTGCAATAATCTTGACTGAATCCCGGAAGTCGAAATGCTAACTATCTGCAATCCATCTCCGTTCTGGCAAAAGTAAAGATACCACCACTCCGTGATCTTGTGAGTCATAACCCCTGGAACACCGATTGCTGCAATGACTGGGTACTTTTTGAGAGCCGGGATTCTTTAGGTTGCTGGATGAAATTTACGACCGATGCCCCTGGTTGCCTAGTGTCGATCTCGGTAAGATCTACCATGCGCCCATCATATAAGTTTTTTACTCCAGAACCTTTTTAGCCTTCTCTTTAGCGGCCCCAGCATGCTCTTCCGTCTTCTCTGCCATCGCTTCAACAGGTTGCTCAGCCTTCTCCTTTACGGTTTCAACAGCCTCGCCAGCCTTTTTTTCTAAAGCCTGAACAGCCTCCTCCGTTTTCTCCTCTACCACTTTAGCAGCTTCTTCAGCTTTCTTTTCCACCTCTTGTGTAACGGCGTGAGACTCTTGTTTTACCCCTTCAACAGCTCCCTGATATTCGCTCTTGGCGGGCTGTTCACCTTTCTCGCCGTTTCCGCAACCGGCGAAAATCAATAAAGAGGCAATTCCCAATAACAGTACCGCATACTTCATGATTCTCCCCCCCTTTCGAAGTTCCAGGAAATTCTGGCCCTACGTTTTCACAACATCATAGTAGAGCCTCTTATAAAATGCAAGGCCCTGCCTAAAAATCTTGTGCCTGGGTCAACTAAGAGATGTGGTGCCGAGGTAACC containing:
- a CDS encoding cobalamin-dependent protein (Presence of a B(12) (cobalamin)-binding domain implies dependence on cobalamin itself, in one of its several forms, or in some unusual lineages, dependence on a cobalamin-like analog.), with amino-acid sequence MKVLLVSANTESINMPVIPLGLAAVAAATRNAGHRVELIDLLSVKDAGSAIREAVEGFQPEVIGISIRNIDDQKMAPPNLLLDQVKPVMSECRRFSEAPIVLGGAGYSIFPESVLSYLGADMGIQGEGEIAFPALLAFMERKADPSGTPGLFLPERGLQCKRKFIKDLDLLPLPDSSLWSKMVAGNEDLWMPIQTRRGCPMRCSYCSTSLIEGRIIRKHTAETVVNLLARHVENGFRRFFFTDNIFNIPLSYAKELSQRLTQRRLAISWRCILYPGYVDESLVRDMAKAGCKEVSLGFESGSEIILRNMNKKFGLENIRRTSELLGDYGIGRMGFLLLGGPGESKGSVEESFTFVDSLNLDAIKVTIGIRIYPGTALAKQAVSEGVIAAEDDLLYPKFYLAPEIKGWLQEIVNGRMKDRPHWRM